A window of Sagittula sp. P11 genomic DNA:
ATGCCCAGGATCTCGCGCGTGCCTTCGATGGCCGCTTTCAGCTTCTCCTTGCCGATCTTCGCACGGTGCGAACGACCGAGGGCGGCATCGGAGAGCTTGTCGAGCGTGAACGTGGGGATCTTGGCGCAGGGGCCAGAAGAGAAACGCGGGTTTGCCGGCCGCGTGGCCGGATGGTCGTGTGCCATATCTGCTAACCTTCCAGATAGATGCCTCTCGTTGGGGAGAGGTGTCCCGCCGACGCGTCTATGCCCTTCCCGCAGGCTCGGCAAGTCGGATAATGCAGCCCGATGGTCGCATTTGATTTTCGCCGGGACGGCTCTGGAGCGGATCGGAAACTTCGGACCGGTGGCGAACCGGCAAACATGGTCAGAGCCGGTCGAGGCCCCCTTCGGCGAAGTCGGCGGCCAGCTCCGCGAACTCCGCGCGGGACAGCCCCTTGCCCGGGCGGTGCCACTGGTAGACCCAGTTGATGATCCCGAAGACCGTCATGGTGGCGGCGCGCAGGCGGTCCCCTGTCAGGTCGGGGCGCTGCTGTTGCAGGGCGCCAGACATCAGCCGAACGAGGGTCCGTTGGTGCGACAGCACCGGCTGCTGCAGGTCGTCGGGCAACGTGTGCAGGGTTTCGAGTTGCAGCTTGTGCTCAGCATCGGCGTGTTCGAACGCTTCGAGCAGCGCGGCCATCAGCGCGCGCAGGCCATGCGGCGCCGCCTGTTCGGCCCGTTCGACGACATGGTCGTAATGGGTTTTCAGGATGTCCGACAGCATCGATTCCTTGCTGTCGTAGTAGTGATAGAGAAGGGCCTTCGAGACGCCGCAGGCCTTCGCCGCGCCAGACATGGAGGCGCGGTCGAAGCCGTTCTTCGCAAAGTACTCCGCCGCGCCCTTGCGGATCGCGTCGCGCTTCTCGGCGTGGTCCCGGGCCAGTCCCCTCGCCACCCGCTCAGCCCTTGGGCCGGTTGTCGACGATGCGCACCGCCTTGCCCTGGCTGCGGGCCACGCCGCCGGGTTCGGCCAGGTCGACAAGGACCGAGACGCCGACCACCTGCTTGATCTTCAGGGACAGTTCGCGGCAGGCCGCGGCGCCCTGATCGGCGGCATGGGGGAAGCACTCCACCTTCACGCGCATCTCGTCCTTGTGCTCCACCCGGTTCAGTTCCAGCTGGAAGTGCGGCGCGAGCGCCTTCACCGTCATCAGCTGCTCTTCGATCTGGGTGGGGAAGACGTTCACGCCGCGCAGGATGATCATGTCGTCGGACCGGCCCGTGACCTTCTCCATCCGGCGCATCGTCCGTGCGGTGCCCGGCAGGAGACGGGTCAGGTCGCGCGTGCGGTAGCGGACGATGGGGAAGGCCTCTTTCGTCAGGGAGGTGAAGACCAGTTCGCCCAGCTCGCCGTCGGGCAGGACCGCGCCGGTTTCTGGGTCGATGATCTCGGGATAGAAGTGGTCCTCCCAGATGTGGAGGCCATCCTTGGTCTCCACGCATTCGTTGGCGACACCCGGACCCATGACCTCCGACAAGCCGTAGATGTCGACCGCGTGCATGTCGAAGGCATCCTCGATCTCGCGCCGCATGGCGTTGGTCCAGGGCTCCGCCCCGAAGATGCCGACCTTCAGCGGCGACTTGCGCGGGTCGCGGCCCTGCTCGGCGTATTCGTCGATGATCGACAGCGCGTAGGAGGGCGTCACCGTGATGCCCGTCGCGCCGAAATCTTCGATCAGGCGGACCTGCCGCTGTGTCATGCCGCCCGAAATCGGCACCGTGGTCAGGCCCAGCTTGTCCGCGCCAAGGTGAATGCCGAGGCCCCCGGTGAACAGCCCGTAGCCGTAGGCATTGTGCAGGATGTCACCGGCGCGCAGACCGGAGGCGCGCAGACTCCGGGCCACCACCGTCGCCCATGTGTCGAGGTCCTTCTCGGTATAGCCCACGACCGTCGGCTGCCCGGTCGTGCCGGAGGACGCATGGATGCGCTTCACCTGCGCGCGCGGGACGGCGAACATCCCGAAGGGATAGTTGTCGCGCAGGTCGGTCTTGACCGTGAAGGGGAACTTCCCGAGGTCTTCGAGGCTGGACAGGTCGTCCGGATGCACACCCGCCGCGTCAAAGCTGGCCTTGTAATGCGGGACGTTGTCGTAGGCGTGGCGCAGCGACCATTTCAGCCGCTCCAGTTGCAGCGCTGCCAGTTCATCGCGAGAGGCCGTTTCGATCGCCTCGAGATCGCCGGGCCGTGGGGACAGGTCTTCCATCGTGTTATCCTTCCTGCGCTGCCGCCGCGCTGCCGGGCCGCATCAGATCGCTTCCAGCGCGAGAGCGATGCCCTGACCGACGCCGATGCACATCGTGCAGAGCGCGTGTTTCTCCATCCGGTCCTGCAGCGACTGCGCGGCGGTCAGCACAAGCCGCGCGCCCGACATGCCAAGCGGATGGCCGAGCGCTATGGCCCCGCCGTGCGGGTTCACATGCGGTGCGTCGTCGGGCAGGCCCAGGTGACGCGTGACGGCCAGGGCCTGGGCCGCGAATGCCTCGTTCAACTCGATCACATCGAAGGTCGAGATGTTCATGTTCAGCAAGCCCAGCAGCTTCTCGGTCGCGGGCGCGGGGCCGAAGCCCATGATCCGCGGCGCCACCCCTGCCGTCGCCGCCCCGAGGATGCGGGCGACAGGTGTCAGGCCGTGCTTCTCGGCGGCTTCGGGTGAGGCGATGACCAGCGCGCAGGCGCCGTCGTTGACACCCGAAGCGTTGCCCGCGGTGACCGAGCCGCCCTCACGGAAGGGCGTCTTCAACGCGGCGAGCTTGTCCATGGTCGTCTGGCGCGGGTGTTCGTCCGTGTCGACGACAACCGGATCGTCCTTGCGCTGCGGGATGGTGACCGGCGTGATCTCCTTTGCCATCCGGCCCGATGCGATGGCGGCGGCGGCCCGCTCCTGCGAGCGGAAGGCAAAGGCGTCCTGGTCCGCGCGCGAGACGTTGAAGTCCTCGGCCACGTTCTCGGCCGTCTCGGGCATGGAGTCGGTGCCAAAGCCCTTCTGCATCGCCTTGTTCACGAACCTCCAGCCGATGGTCGTATCGTAGACCGCGTTGCCGCGGGAGAAGGCGGCATCGGCCTTGGGCATGACGAATGGCGCGCGGGACATGCTCTCGACGCCGCCTGCCACGATGATCTCGGCCTCGCCGCACTTGATCTGTCGGGCGGCGAAGGCCACCGCGTCGAGGCCGGAACCGCAGAGCCGGTTTATCGTGGTGCCGGGCACGCTTTCGCCCAGCCCGGCCAGCAGCGCGGCCATGCGGGCGACGTTGCGGTTGTCCTCGCCCGCCTGATTGGCGCACCCCATGATGACCTCGTCCACCGGCAGCCCTTCGGGCACGACGGCGCGGATCACGTGGGCCAGCATGTCGTCCGGACGGACGGAGGCCAGAGCGCCGCCATAGCGGCCGATGGGGGTACGGGTGCCTTGGCAGAGCCATGCTTCACGCATTGGGTTTCTCCTCTGACGCGCGCGCGGCGCTTGTTTCTGACGGCTCTTCGAAGAGCGTGCCCTTGATGGTCCGCGACAGGCCGCGCATCAGCGCGACAGTGCGCCCGTCCTCGCCGGTGACCGTGACGTCGTAGACGCCGGACCGTCCGGGCCGGGCCTGTTCCCGCGCCGTGGCGGTCAGACGCTCGTCGGCGCGGCCCGGGGAAAGGAAAGTGATCTGGTTCTCCTGCGCCACCGTCACCTGGTTGTAGGTGTTGCAGGCGAAGGCGAAGGCGCTGTCGGCAAGGGTGAAGATGAACCCGCCATGGCAGATGCGGTAACCGTTCAGGTGATGCGGCATGACCTGCATCGACAGCACCGCCTCTCCGGGCGCGATGCGCTCGATCCGCATGCCCATGCCCTGACTGGCGGCGTCGGTGGCCCACATGGCCTCCGCCGAACGCTCTGCGCGCTCCTGTGGTGTCATTGGCGATGTCCTCCCTGTCCGGAACGATGCACAAACCCGACCGGCCGGTCAAGTATGTTGATTTGTGGCGCGGCTTGGCGCAGGGTGGCGCGAGGGTGGCGCACAGCCCCACCCTACAGGACGTCATTAGGGAGGAGAGGTCATGAGCGGCATCGCACCGGAAAGCTACGTGGCGGGGAAGTGGATCGGACCGGGCAGCGCGGCCAAGCCGATCATGAGCCCGGTCGACGGGTCGGAAATCGCCCGCGCCGGGAGTTCGGACCTGGACTTTGCGGCGATGCGGGCCTTCGCGCTGGACAAGGGCGGACCGGCCCTGCGCGCCATGACCTTCCACCAGCGCGCGAAAATTCTGAAGGCGCTCGCAGGCTACATCGGGTCCCGCAAGGAAGAGCTTTACGCCCTGAACCCCCTGACCGGCGCCACGCGCAAGGATGGCGCCGTGGACATCGAGGGCGGCATCATCACCATGACCGTCATCGCCGGGAAAGGGCGCCGCGAGATGCCGGACGGCCACGTTTACCTTGACGGCGAGGTCGAGAGGATCTCACGCTCCGGCACCTTCCTCGCCCAGCACGTTGCCGTGCCGCGGCAGGGGGTTGCGGTCCACATCAACGCCTTCAACTTTCCCGTCTGGGGGATGCTGGAAAAGCTCGCCCCCACTCTGCTGGCCGGGATGCCAGCCATCGTCAAACCGGCGACCCAGACCTGTTACCTGACCGAGGCCTGCTTTCGCATGATCGTCGACTCGGGGCTGGTGCCTGAGGGCGCGGTGCAGCTGATCGTCGGGGGCACCGGCGACCTTCTGGACCGGCTCGGACCGCAGGACGTGGTCAGCTTCACCGGCTCGGCGGACACGGCGCTGACCCTCAGATCGAACCGCAACCTGCTGTCCCGGTCCGTTCGCTTCATGGCCGAGGCGGATTCGCTCAACGCGTCTGTCCTCGGGCCGGACGTTGTGCCGGGCAGCGAGGAGTTCGACCTGTTCGTGAAGCAGGCCGCCACGGAAATGACGGTCAAGGCCGGGCAGAAGTGCACCGCAATCCGGCGGATCATCGTGCCCGAGGCGCAGATGGATGCCGTGACGGAGGCGCTGGCCGAACGGCTGCGCGGCACGACCATCGGCGAT
This region includes:
- the pcaF gene encoding 3-oxoadipyl-CoA thiolase, whose translation is MREAWLCQGTRTPIGRYGGALASVRPDDMLAHVIRAVVPEGLPVDEVIMGCANQAGEDNRNVARMAALLAGLGESVPGTTINRLCGSGLDAVAFAARQIKCGEAEIIVAGGVESMSRAPFVMPKADAAFSRGNAVYDTTIGWRFVNKAMQKGFGTDSMPETAENVAEDFNVSRADQDAFAFRSQERAAAAIASGRMAKEITPVTIPQRKDDPVVVDTDEHPRQTTMDKLAALKTPFREGGSVTAGNASGVNDGACALVIASPEAAEKHGLTPVARILGAATAGVAPRIMGFGPAPATEKLLGLLNMNISTFDVIELNEAFAAQALAVTRHLGLPDDAPHVNPHGGAIALGHPLGMSGARLVLTAAQSLQDRMEKHALCTMCIGVGQGIALALEAI
- a CDS encoding TetR/AcrR family transcriptional regulator, which gives rise to MARGLARDHAEKRDAIRKGAAEYFAKNGFDRASMSGAAKACGVSKALLYHYYDSKESMLSDILKTHYDHVVERAEQAAPHGLRALMAALLEAFEHADAEHKLQLETLHTLPDDLQQPVLSHQRTLVRLMSGALQQQRPDLTGDRLRAATMTVFGIINWVYQWHRPGKGLSRAEFAELAADFAEGGLDRL
- the paaK gene encoding phenylacetate--CoA ligase PaaK; amino-acid sequence: MEDLSPRPGDLEAIETASRDELAALQLERLKWSLRHAYDNVPHYKASFDAAGVHPDDLSSLEDLGKFPFTVKTDLRDNYPFGMFAVPRAQVKRIHASSGTTGQPTVVGYTEKDLDTWATVVARSLRASGLRAGDILHNAYGYGLFTGGLGIHLGADKLGLTTVPISGGMTQRQVRLIEDFGATGITVTPSYALSIIDEYAEQGRDPRKSPLKVGIFGAEPWTNAMRREIEDAFDMHAVDIYGLSEVMGPGVANECVETKDGLHIWEDHFYPEIIDPETGAVLPDGELGELVFTSLTKEAFPIVRYRTRDLTRLLPGTARTMRRMEKVTGRSDDMIILRGVNVFPTQIEEQLMTVKALAPHFQLELNRVEHKDEMRVKVECFPHAADQGAAACRELSLKIKQVVGVSVLVDLAEPGGVARSQGKAVRIVDNRPKG
- the paaI gene encoding hydroxyphenylacetyl-CoA thioesterase PaaI; the protein is MTPQERAERSAEAMWATDAASQGMGMRIERIAPGEAVLSMQVMPHHLNGYRICHGGFIFTLADSAFAFACNTYNQVTVAQENQITFLSPGRADERLTATAREQARPGRSGVYDVTVTGEDGRTVALMRGLSRTIKGTLFEEPSETSAARASEEKPNA